A genomic region of Danio aesculapii chromosome 21, fDanAes4.1, whole genome shotgun sequence contains the following coding sequences:
- the LOC130214576 gene encoding urokinase plasminogen activator surface receptor-like, whose translation MDLQVSVFLLFAAFTSGYSLSCYQCDGILGSCAEQTEKTCSSEQSKCASITVVRKFGTTSSTTKAKDCAADCASGILNFGYSKMSHVCCNSDQCNKKDAQVPTTDTPNGNTCYSCNENNCFNVLSCSGNEDRCIKATVTVRSMSAVVKGCASKSICDAKSVPSLHDISCCSGNLCNGAKSVTQSFLILCFPLIAFILML comes from the exons ATGGATCTGCAAGTCTCCGTTTTTCTTCTTTTTGCCGCCTTTACTTCAG GATACTCTCTCAGCTGTTACCAGTGTGATGGAATATTGGGTTCTTGTGCAgaacaaactgaaaaaacatGTTCTAGTGAACAGTCTAAGTGCGCGAGCATAACAGTGGTAAGAAAATTTG GCACCACAAGTTCTACAACAAAGGCTAAAGACTGTGCTGCAGATTGTGCAAGTGGGATTTTAAACTTTGGGTATTCAAAGATGTCGCATGTGTGCTGTAACAGTGACCAGTGCAACAAAAAAGACGCTCAAG TTCCCACCACTGACACTCCTAATGGAAACACATGCTACTCTTGTAATGAGAACAACTGCTTCAATGTACTGAGCTGTTCAGGAAATGAAGACCGCTGCATCAAAGCAACAG TGACTGTCAGAAGCATGTCAGCAGTCGTAAAAGGCTGTGCCTCCAAATCTATTTGTGATGCCAAATCAGTCCCTAGTCTTCACGACATCTCCTGTTGTTCAGGGAATCTGTGTAACGGAGCTAAAAGTGTCACTCAGAGCTTCCTGATCCTCTGTTTTCCTCTGATCGCCTTCATCCTGATGCTCTGA